GACGACGCGGCTCAGACCGCACAGCAGGCCGCCGAGCGGGGGCGGACCGGGCGCGAGGAGGCCGCCGTCGCCATCGACGAACTCGACGAGATGGAGGCCCGTATCGGGGAAATCGCCAGCGCGGTCGAGGGACTCGTCGACGAGGTCGGCGAGATCGACGAGATCGTCGACGTCATCACAGAGGTCGCAGAGCAGACCAACATGCTCGCGCTGAACGCCTCCATCGAGGCCGCCCGCGCCGACGCCTCCGGTGACGGCTTCGCCGTCGTCGCAGACGAGGTCAAGGCCCTGGCCGAGGAGACCCGTGACGCCGCTGCCGACATCTCTGACCGCATCCAGGCCGTCCAGGACGAGGCCACGCAGACGGTCACCGACGTCGAGGAGATGAACGAACGCGTCTCGGAGAGCACGGACACCATCGAGGGGGCGCTCCGCGACTTCGAGGACATCGTGGACGTCCTGGGCGAGGTCAACGACGCCATCCAGGAGATATCCGGCGCGACCAGCGAGCAGGCAGAGACGACCCAGGAGGTCGTCGCGATGGTCGACGAGGTAGCGACCGTGAGCGACCAGACCAGCAAGGAGGCCGAATCGGTCGCGGCCGCCACCCAAGAGCAGACCGCGACCATCGCCGAGGTCTCCGAGGAGGTGTCGTCGGTGGCGCGTCGGACCGACGAACTGCTGGACCTCCTCGCGCAGTTCGAGGTCGACGCGAGTGGCCAGGAGCGACCCGCGACGGACGCGACGGCCGCGCCCGGTGTCTCGGACTAGCCGCGCGGGTCCCGGTCCGGCCCGGGGTAGGAACCACCTTCGACCGCCTCGTACAGGGCTTCGGGGTCGAACAGGCGGGCGAAGGCGTCGGGTGGCCGGACGCTCAGGGACATGTGTGACTGCAGCGAGGCGCCCGCCTTCGCACTTCTGAGCCCCTCGTCGTAGGTGAGCAGGTGGGCGGCGCCGCCGCGGTAGGCCGAGGCGAGCGCCGGGTGGTCGCCCGGCGGATGCTCGACGGCCGCCCGCTCGCGCCCGATGCGCTCGCGCCAGTCCGCGGCCAGCGTCGCGTCGGCGAGCGATTCGACGACCGTCCGGGCGTCCTTGAGCAGGTGGTCGCTGGCGACCAGCTCCATCCAGGAGTGCCGGCGAACGTGGTCGAGCGCCACCCGGGCGGCGTTGCCGGACTCGTCGCCACACAGCAGGTCTGCCGCCAGTACGTCCGCGTCCGCGACGACGCGGGCGGGTGACGCCTCAGGCATCCCCACGGTGGGTCTCGAGCGCCTCGCGGACGGCCTCGACGCTCGTCTCGTACTCCCTCGCGCGCTCGAACAGGTCGCTCCAGGTCATACCCCACAGACGACACGCGCCGGGAAAAAGCCGCCCGTGACTGTCCGCCGCCCGTCGGTCGTGCGTCTGACGGGTGTTTATATTCGGCCGTGGTCTCGCCTCAGTACGGGCGCGCTCTGACGGCCTCGATTTCCCATCCTCCCGAACGGCGCGCCCGGACACCGAAACCCATCCCCCCTTTCTGGGTTCCGGTCTCTCTCAGGCAGACGCCTCGCCCCGCAGCGACGCGCGCACGGCCTCGAGCTCCTCGGGCGTGCTCATGATGGCGACGCTGTCGCCCGCCTCGATGACCGTCTGTGGGAGCGGGATGCTCATCGGTTCGCGACTGCGGCCGTGGGCGTAGATGTGGGCGTCACCGGGCAGTTCGACCTCGACGACGCGTTTGCCGATGACCGGCGACCCGTCGGGGACGGTGACGCTCGCGACGGAGAGCTGTTCGGTCAGGTCCGCGAGGACGTTGAAGTCCCCGCCGAGCAGCGCCGTCTTCGCGCCGGCGGCCCCCAGTCGCTCGGGGTAGATGATCTCGTCGACGTCCGCGGCGTACTTCTCGTAGATCTCCTCGCGGTAGTCGGCGTCGATGCGCAGGACCGTCCGACAGCCGTACTCGCGGCCGACCATACAGGCGGTGAAGTTCACGTTCAGGTCGCCCGTGAGCCCGCCGATGGCGTCGGCCGTCTCGATGCCCGCTTCGACCAACAGCGACTCGTCGCTGCCGTCGCCCTGGAGGGCCTCGAACCCGGCCTCCCTGGCTCTGTCGACCTTCTCGTGGTCGCGCTCGACGATGGTGACGGCGTGCCCTTCGCTCTTGAGGATTCTCGCGGTCCGGGTGCCGACGCGGCCGTAGCCGACGATGACGAACTTCATGGGCCCGGCTACGACGGGCACCGTTAAAAATGTGAACGGATGACAGGGCCGGTCCGCCGTCGGGTTCCGACACGCGTTTACCCGTCGGTGGCCGACGACCAGACGAGATGCGCGTGACGTTCCTCGGGACGAGCGGAGCCATTCCGACGACCCAGCGAAACACCAGCAGCGTGTTCGTCAACCGGGAGGGCGACTACCTCCTGTTCGACTGTGGCGAGGGGACCCAGCGACAGATGATGCGCTACGGCACCGGCTTCGCCGTCGACCACCTCTTTGTCACGCACTTGCATGGCGATCACGTCCTGGGGATTCCCGGCCTGCTCCAGACCTGGGACTTCAACGAACGGGACGCCCCCATCGCCATCCACACACCCGCCGGCACGCGCGGGAACGTCCGGCAGCTCATCGAGGCCAACGGCGCGTCGCCGTCGTACCCGGTCCGCATCAACGAGGTGTCGGCCGGCGACGTGGCGCTCTCCCGCGAGGAGTACGAGGTCAGGGCCTTCGGGACCCAGCACCGCTGTCCGTCGGTCGGCTACGTCCTCGCCGAGGACGACCGCAAGGGACGGTTCGACCGCGAGAAAGCCGAGGACGAGCTGGGCATCCCACCCGGGCCGAAGTACTCGGCGCTCCACCGCGGGGAACCGGTCGACCACGACGGCCGGACTGTCCGGCCGGAGGAAGTCGTCGGGCCGCCCCGGCCCGGGCGGACGCTGGTCTACACGGGCGATACGCTCCCGACCGACAGCGTCGTCGACGCCAGCGAGGGCGCCGATCTCCTGATCCACGACGCCACCTTCGCCCAGGACCGGGCCGACCGCGCACAGGCCACGGCCCACTCGACGGCCGCGGAGGCCGCCGACGTCGCCCGGCGGGCCGGTGTCTCGACGCTCGCACTGACCCACATCTCGACGCGGTACGCCGGGCAGGCCGACCAGCTCGGGGCCGAGGCCGCGGAGGTGTTCGACGGCGAGGTGTTCGTCGCCGAGGACGGCCTGCAACGCACCGTCGAGTTCCCCGACGCCGAATAGTGCGATATTTACCCGCGAGTCCGGTAACGCCCCCATGACACACCGACTGGTTCACGTTGGCCTGGGTGGGCAGGGTACCCACTGGGTCGAGGACGTCCTCCCGCCGAACGTCGACGCCGGCCGCATCGAAGTGGTCGCTGCCGTCGATACAGACCCCGACCGACTCGAACGCGCCGAGGACCACCTCGACCTGCCGGCCTCGCGCTGTTACACCGACCTCGACACCGCCCTCACCGAGCGCGACGCCGACTTCGTCTCGGTCGTCACCCCGCCGGGCGCACACGAAGTCGTCGTCGACATCGCGCTGGAACACGGCTGCGATGTCCTCTCGGAGAAGCCCATCGCCGATACCCTCGAGGCGTCGGTCCGCATCGCCCGGAAGGTGGCCGACGCCGACGCGAAGATGGGCATCACGATGAGCCACCGCTTCGACCGCGACAAGACCACGTTCCGCCGGGCGGTCAGGGACGGCTCGGCCGGCCCCATCGACTACCTCGCGGGCCGGTTCGCCGGCGCCGTCCGGGAGCGCGGCTACTACTCGCCGTACGTCTACGAGATGGACGACCTGCTCTTGCTCGACGGGGCCGTCCACCACCTCGATATCCTCGCCTCGCTCGTGGGTGCCCCCTGTGAACAGGTCTACGCCGAGACGTGGACGCCCGAGTGGGCCGACTACGAGGGCCACACCACCGGGTTCGTCACGATGACCTTCGCCGACGGCACCCGTGCGATGTACGAGGGCAGCTACGCCAACGCGACCGAGCGCAACGGCTGGGGCAACGAGATGTTCCGCGCCGAGTGCCGCGACGAGACGGTCGTCCTCGACCGCCGCGAGGTCCGCCGGTACCCCTACACGCCCCACGACGCGAGCGACGGGGCCGAGGAGGCCGAACCCACGGCTTCGGACGGCGGCGAAACGACCGAGGCGGCGGCCGACGGCGACGGCATCCCGGTCCCGCTCGCGGACCGGCCGACCTGGGGCAACGCCTGGCTCGTCGAGCAGTTCTGTGACTGGCTCGACGGCGGCGAGCCGATGGCGACGAACGTCCAGGACAACCTCCAGTCGATGGCCATCGTCTTCGCGGCCATCGAGAGCAGCGAGCGCGGCGAACCGGTCGACGTCCAGGCGCTGCTCGACGAGGCACGTGCGAACGCCTGATCCGGCTCACCCCTCGCCCCGGCGCTCGTCGTCGATCACCTCTGTGACCGCCGCGGCGACGGTTCTCCCCACTCCCCTTCCGAGAGACGGCCCCTGCGGTCGCCGTTCGCTTCCGGGAGCCCGAACGCAGTGAGGGGTCCCGCTACTGCTCGCGGCGTTGCCGCTCGCATTCCGAGGCCCGCTCACTCGCTTCGCTCGTTCGCGCCCCTCGCTACTCGCGGGTCGCTAACGCTTCCCGCTCGCTTTCGGGGTTCTTCGCGCTGCTCAGAACCCCGCTACTCGTGCCCGTACACTGCCACCGGCTCGTAGGGATCCTCGAGATACGCCACGTCAGACGCCGAGAGGTCGATCTCCAGGGCCTCGACGGCGTCTTCCAGGTGGTCGATGCTCGAGGTCCCGACGATGGGCGCGGTGACGTTGTCGTTCTGGAAGTGCCAGGCCAGCGCGATCTGGGCCATCGTCACGCCGTAGTCGGCCGCCAGTTCCTGGACGCGCTCGTTGATCTCCTCGCTGCCCGGTCCCTCGTGGTAGGGGACCTCGGCGGTCTCGGTCTCGTGCACCCCGCGCGAGGTCGTCTTGAACTCCTCGTGGGGCCGCGTCAGGTAGCCCGCGCCGAGCGGACTCCACGGCAGGACGCCGACGTTCTCCCTCTCACAGAGCGGGTACATCTCGCGTTCCTCCTCGCGGTAGGTCAGGTGATAGAGGTCCTGCATCGTCTCGAAGCGGGCCAGCCCCTCGCGGTCGCTGACGTGCAACGCCTCCTGGAACTGGTGGGCCCACATCGAGGAGGCCCCGATGTGGCGGACCTGGCCACGGCGGACGGCGTCGTCGAGCGCCCGCAGCGTCGTCTCGATGGGTGTGCCGTAGTCCCAGCGGTGGATCTGGTAGAGGTCGACGGTGTCCATCCCCAAGCGGGAAAGCGAGTTCGCCAGTTCCTGCTCGATGGTCTTCCGGGAGAGCCCCTGCGCGTTGCGGTGGTCGGTCGCGCCGGGGAACCGGACCTTCGTCGCGACGACCTGCTGGTCGCGGTCGTAGTCCGCGAGGACGTCGCCCAGAATCTCCTCGCTCTCGCCCGCCGAGTAGACGTTGGCGGTGTCGAAGAAGTTGATGCCGAGGTCGATGGCCCGTTCGACGAGTTCACGGCCCTCCTCGGCGTCGAGCATCCACTCGCGGCCGCTGCCGAAGCTCATACAGCCCAGACAGATCTTGCTGACTTCGATGCCGGTCGAGCCGAGCGTCGTGTACTCCATACCGACGAGACGACTGGCTGGCACAAATGCGTTCGGCACGCCCGCCATCCGGTACCGTCATCCCGCAGCGCCTACAACGAGCCCGCATGGACCTCGCACACACCGCACTCTGTGTCTCGGACCTCGACCGCGCGATGGAGTTCTACGCCGCGATGGGCTTCGAGGAGACCCACCGGTTCACCCTGGACGGCGTCGAGAACGTCTACCTGGCCGACGGCGGCGAGGGCGACGGCGACATCCAGCTCCGCTACGACCCCGACCGGACGACGCCCATCGCCCCGTCGCGGGCCGACGTCGACCACGTCGCGTTCACCGTCGACGACGTCGAGGCCGCCTACGAGCGGGCGCTCTCGGCCGGCGCCGCGCCGGTGCTCGAACCGACCGAAATCGAGGCCGCCGACGCCCACGCTGCGTTCGTCGAGGACCCCGAAGGGTACACGCTCGAGCTCTTCCGCCACGTCTGAGCGGGGCCGACACGTGCGACCACAGGAACTACTGCCGCCCGGCACGTACCGCGCACATGGTCTCGTTCGGGGAGGTGTACGTCGTCGTCCTCACCGCCACGGCGCTGGTGGCCCTCGCCGTGGCGCTCCCGGTACTGGTGCGTATCGTCCTCGACGGGCGCGAGCGCTGGCGTGAGGGCGCGCCCGACGCGCCCGAACCGGGGACCGGCGAGGCGGACCCCGCCGGCTCGGTGCCGTCGGGCGGGTGGCGCTGTGGCAACTGCGGGACGGTCAACGAGCGCGGGTTCCGGTACTGCCGGGAGTGCGTCGCGACGCTGTAGCCTCGGTCGTCACCCGTCGTGTCTCGTGACCTCGACGTTGGCGGCACCGGTTATCTCGAATGTCGCGAACCAGGTGCCGGTGCCGTCGGCCGTCGAGTCGGCCACCTCGAACTGTGCCTGCTTGCTCGTCGCGTCGAGACTGACCGTGACCGTGTAGCGTCCCTGGTCGTCGAAGGTGACTATCTCGACCGCGGTCCCCGGATGCATCTCGTACCCCCGGTGTGAGAGCGGTGGTGGCTGCTGACCGTCCTCCTCCGGCTCACTGTCGGCCTCCGTGACCCGGACACAGGCTGTGTACACCGACTCGGCCCCGTTTTGCAGGTAGACACCGCGGTGGCGGTACTCGTCGACGGCCTGATAGTCGACGAGTCGCGGGTCGTCACAGGGGTTCCCCGACCCGGATTGTGCCTGTTCCGCCGACCCGGTCAGCTCGCCGAGACACCCCGACCACGCCGTGGTGGCGACCATCCCGGCGCTCGACTGGAGCACCTGTCTGCGGTCCATACCTGCTGTTGGCGAGCCACTGACTTAACGAACGGCGACGATAAAACACTCGTCACGGCGTCCAGGGGTTGTGCTTTCGCGGTCAAACAGGAGAGTTACGGTGTCGGTGGGCGATGGGAGGACATGGACGTCGCCGACTTCCTCGCGGAGGCCGCCGTCACCGTCTCGGACGAGCCCTACGCCGTCGTGAAAGCCGACCGACCGGACCCTGACGCCTTCGCGTCCATCCAGGACGGCCGCGAGACGACCCTGGTCGTCGAGGAGGGGACCGACGACCCCGACGGCGCCATCGAGGTGGAACCCGGCTGGAAGGTCCTCACCTTCGAGGCGGTACTCCCCTTCGACCTCGTGGGGTTTCTGGCGAGCGCCGCGACGGCACTCGCCGAGGCCGACGTCTCGATATTCGCGCTGTCGGCGTACTCGACCGACCACGTGTTGGTCAAGGCCGAAGACGTCGACCGGGCGCTCGCGACGCTCGAGGAGCTAGGGTGTGACGTTCCTAGGTGACGCTTAGAACGCCGCTTCTCCACGGAATAATTCTGTTCGTTGCTGTAAGCATACCGCGCCGAAGGCGCGGTTTTACCGGACGCGAACGACGTGAGCGTCCGGCCTTTTTGGTCCAGATTTTTCAAGGAGTGGTTCGCGCGAAGCGCGAACCCGACGCAGAAAAAGGTGGTACGCCAGGACTGGGATTTGAACCCAGAATCCCGAAAGGGAACACGCTTTCCAGGCGTGCGCCTTACCGTTCGGCCATCCTGGCTCGTATTCGAGCATCAGACGGCGGGTGGTTAAGGACTTTCGTTTCCGGGCAGGCGGTCCTGCGTCAGGTAGGTCAGGCCCGTCGCGCCGGCCGCGACCAGGGCGGCGACGCCGAACTTCACGCCGAGGGCGACCGGTTGCGCTGCCAGCAGTTCGTAGCCCTGGAGCAAGACGAGGAAGGCGAGGCCGCCGACGACGCCCCACAGCAGGCTGGATTTCGTTCGCGGACGCATCTAGCGGGCGGCCACGGCCTCGATCTCGACGGCGACGCCCTTCGGGAGGTCCTTGACGGCGACGGCCGACCGGGCGGGCGGTTCGTCGTCGAAGAACGTCTCGTAGGTGTCGTTCATGGCGTCGAAGTCGTCGATGTCGGCCAGGAACACGGTCACCTTCAGGACGCTGTCCATGTCGGTGTCTGCCGCCTCGAGGATGGCGGCGACGTTCTCCAAGGCCTGTTCGGTCTGGACGTCGACGGCGGCCCCGTCCAGCAGGTCGCCGTCGGGAGTCAGCGGGATCTGGCCGGCGGTGAACACGAGGTCGTCGGTGGTCGTCGCCTGGCTGTACGCGCCGACGGCGGCGGGCGCCGCGTCGGTACTGACGATATCTCTCATACCGGAGCGGGGGCCGCCTGGCTAATAAATCCCGAGTCGGCCGGGTCAGACCAGCACGTCGACCTCGTAGCCGTGCTCGCGAAGCGCCGAGAGCAGTGCCTCGACGTGTTTGGGGCCCCGGGTTTCGAGGTCCAGTTCCACCTCGGCGTCGTTCATCGCCACGTCGCGACTGGTCCGGTCGTGTTCGATGGCGTAGATGTTGGCCCGCTGGGCCGAGAGAATCTCGACCAGTTCCTCCAGCGCGCCGGGGCGGTCCTTGAGCACGGTCCGCAGCTTGAGATAGCGCCCGGTCTCGACCAGGCCCCGCATGACGACGTTCGTCAGCATGTTCAGGTCGATGTTCCCGCCACAGAGCGCGGGGACGATGGTCTCGTCGTCGGCGTACTCGAACTTCTCCTCGAGCACCGCGGCGAGCGCGACGGCCCCCGCTCCCTCGGCGAGGGTCTTCGAGCGTTCGAGCAGCGTGGTCAGCGCCACGGCGATCTCCGAGTCGGAGACGGTCACCACCTCGTCGACGCGGTCCTGGATTATCTCGAAGGTCTGCTCGCCGACGGTCCGGGTGGCGATGCCGTCGGCGATGGTCTCGACGGAGTCCCGCTTGACGCGGTGCCCCTTCCGCAGCGACTCGGCGACGCTCGAGGCCCCCTCGGCCTGTACGCCGACGACACGGATGTCCTCGTTTTTCCCTTTCAGCGCCGTGGCGATGCCGCTGATGAGCCCGCCCCCACCGATGGGGACCACGACCGTCTCTATCCCGGGCAGGTCGTCGTATATCTCGAGGCCGATGGTCCCCTGGCCGGCCATGACCTGCTCGTCGTCGAAGGCGTGGATGTAGGTCCGCCCCTCCTCGCGCTCGATCTCGTGGGCGCGCTCGGCGGCCGCGTCGTAGTCCCGGCCCGCGAGGACGACCTCGCCGCCGTAGTTGCGGGTGGCTTTGACCTTCGAGACCGGCGCGTGCTCGGGCATGACGATCTTCGACTCGACGCCGATGCGCGTCGCGGCGAGTGCGACGCCCTGGGCGTGGTTCCCCGCGCTGGCGGTGACGACGCCGGCCTCGCGTTCCGCCTCGGAGAGCGTGGCGATGCGGTTGGTCGCCCCGCGGATCTTGAACGCGCCCGTGCGCTGGAACAGTTCGAGTTTGAGGTGGACGTCCGCGCCGGTCATCGCAGAGAAGGTGTGCGAGTAGTCGAGCGGCGTGTGGCGGGCCGTCTGGCTGACCCGGTCCTGGGCCGCCAGCACGTCCTCGAACGAGAGCATGCCCCGTCCTACTCGCCGGGAGGTGTTAGACCTGCGGGAACGGGCACCGACATCGCGTGACGGCGGCAGAACTGTTTTATCGCCCGTGGGCCACGTACCGGTAGATGGACACCTGGATGCGACGGACCGCCTACTACGTCGCAGGGCTGGCGGCCGTCATCGTCGCCTACGCCGTCGCATACGACTACGGGATGACGGCCTGGGAGTCAGACCCCCGGGACTTCCTCCACTCGCTCCAGGTCGTCGTCGAGACGTTCACCACCACGGGCTTTGGCTCCGATTCGCCCTGGGAGAGCACGGGGATGCGCCTGCTGGTCATCGTGATGGACGTCACCGGCGTCGTGCTCATCTTCCTTGCGCTGCCGGTGTTGCTGTTCCCGCTGTTCGAGGAGGCGATGGCGACCTCCGCCCCGACGAGCATCGACGAGGAGCTGTCGGACCACGTCGTCATCTGCCAGTTCACGCCGCGGGGCGAGACGCTGGTGACGGAACTCGACACCTGGGACGTCCCCTACGTCATCGTCGAGGCGGACCGCGAGCGGGCGAACGAACTGCACGCTGCGGGAAACCACGTCATCCACGCCGACCCACAGACCGTCGAGGGCCTGGAGAGCGCCCGCCTCTCGGCGGCCCGCTCGCTGGTCGCCGACGCCTCCGACCAGGTCAACACGAGCATCATCCTCACCGCCCGCGAGGTCGACGAGTCGGTCCAGACCGTCAGCGTCGTCAAGGAGCCAAGCCGGGCGAAGTACCACGACCTGGCCGGCGCCGACGCCGTCATCTCGCCGCGCCGCATCCTCGGCGAGAGCCTCGCCAGCAAGGTCACGACGGGCGTCTCGACGACGCTGGGCGACTCCATCGAGGTGGGCGAGGACTTCGACATCGCCGAACTCCCCATCCACCGCGGGAGCGATCTGGTGGGGACGACGCTCGCGGACAGCGGCATCCGCGAGCGGACGGGCGTCAACGTCATCGGCGCGTGGTTCCGCGGGCAGTTCGTCAGTCCGCCCTCGCCGGACGCCGAACTCGACGGGAGCACCGTGTTGCTGGCGTCGGGGACCGAGTCACAGCTCGAACGGCTCAAGGAGATGACGATGTCGTCGGTCCACGACTTCCAGCGGGGCAAGACCGTCGTCGTCGGCTACGGCGAGGTGGGACAGACCATCTCCGCGGCGCTGACCACCGCCGGCGTCCCCCATACCGTCCTCGACCGGAAGGACGAACCCGGCGTCGACGTGGTCGGCGACGCCACCGAACCGGAGGTGCTCCAGGCCGCCCGCATCGACGAGGCCCGGACGGTCGTCCTCGCCATCTCACAGGACACGGAGACGGAGTTCGCGACGCTCGTCGTCCGTGACCTAGACCCCGACGTGGAGGTCATCGCCCGCGCCGAGGAGACGAACAACGTCAAGAAGATGTACCGCGCGGGGGCCGACTACGTCCTCTCGCTGGCGACGGTCAGCGGACGGATGCTCGCCTCGACCATCCTAGAGGAGGAGGACGTCATCTCGATGGACCAGCAGGTCGAGATCGTCCGCGTCTCGCCGGAGCGACTCGGCGACACGACGCTCGGGGAGGCCGACATCCGCTCGCGGACGGGGTGTACGGTCATCGCCGTCGAGCGCAACGGCGACGTGCTGACGGACCTCGGGCCCGACGTCCACATCGATTCGACGGATCGACTCGTCATCGCGGGCACCGACGAGGGCGTCGACCGCTTTACCGACCTGTTTGGCTGAACCGGCGGCGTCTCACCCGCCGCCGCCCGCGACGCCGCTCCCGATGGCCGCGCCACAGTCGTTGCACGCGACCACGTAGAACCGCTTGGAGGACCTGAACAGGCCCGCCATCTTCGCGTCGAGGTCGATGAACTCGACGTCCGATTCTTCCGCTATCGTGCCGTCACACTCGGGACAGTGGACCATGCGGCAGCACCGTCTCACCGCCGGGTAAAAGGCCCTGCCGTCGCTCAAACTGGCGTTGAAGTCAGGCGCTCCACTCGAAAAAGCGGGTGAAGAAAGTCGGCCCGTCGGTTCGCTCGGGCCGGCCCCGGAGTCACTTACCGCTCCTCGAGCGGGACGAACGTCGTCTCGTCGGGGTCGGGACCGGTGTAGCGGGCACGCGGGCGGATGAGGCGGTTGTCCTCGATGTACTCGAGTACGTGGGCGACCCAGCCGCCGACGCGGGACATCGCGAAGATGGGGGTGTAGATGTCGATGGGGATGCCCATCTGGTAGTACGTCGAGGCCGAGTAGAAGTCGACGTTGGGGGCCAGCCCCTTCTCCTCCATGAGGTACTCCTCGATGGTGGTGGACATCTCGTACCACTTCAGCGACCCGGCGGCCTCGCCCAGTTCCTTCGAGCGCTCGCCGAGGATCTTCGCGCGGGGGTCCTTGACGTTGTAGACGCGGTGGCCAAAGCCGGAGACGCGCCGCCCCTTGTCGAGGGCGGTCTGGACCCACTCGAGGGGGTCCATCGCGGCGTCGTCGACCTCCTTGAGCATCTCCATGACGTCCTGGTTGGCGCCGCCGTGGAGCGGCCCCTTCAGCGTGCCGATGGCGGCGGTGACGGAGCTGTGGACGTCAGAGAGGGTGGAGGCCGTGACCATCGCCGAGAACGTCGAGGCGTTGAGGCCGTGGTCGGCGTGGAGGACGAGCGCCTGGTCGAAGACGTCGGCCAGCACGTCGTCGGGTTCCTCGCCGTTGAGCATGTACAGGAAGTTCGCGGCGTGACCGAGGTCGTCCCGGGGCTCGACCGGCTCCTCGCCGTTTCTGATGCGGGCGAAGGCGGCGAGGATTGTCGGAATCTTGGCCGTGATGCGCCGGCCCTTCGCGAGGTTGACGGCCTCGTCTGTCGGTTCGGCGTCCTCGGGTGCGGGGTCGTACGCCGAGAGCATCGAGACGGCCGTCCGGAGCGCGGCCATCGGCTTCTCGCCGGACTCGGCCAGCTCGCGGACCGTCGCCACCAGTCCGTCGTCGACGGCCCGTTCGCTCACCATCGCTTCCTCGAAGTCCGCCAGTTCGGCCTCGTCGGGGAGGTGGCCGTGCCAGAGCAGATACAGCACCTCTTCGTAACTGGCGCCCTTCGCGAGGTCCTCGATGGTGTACCCGCGGTAGACGAGCGTGCCCACGTCGCCGTCGATCATACTCAGATCGGATTCGGCGACGAGGACTCCCTCGAGCCCTTTTTTGAGGTCGTCGGACATACCCGAACGGTACCGTACCTGCCGGGAAAAACATTTTCTTTCATCGCCTTCGTCTCACACACTCACACGTCTGGCGTCGGGGCCTGCTACGACAATGTCCACCTCTCGCCGCCAGATGCTGTCGAACGTCAAGGTTTCGTCGCCTGTCCGTGACGGGGCCAAAGCCGGCCCGACCATGAGCGGTGAGGAACGTTTTTCCTCGGCGGCGCCGAACCGACGGCCATGGATCCGACGGTATCCGTCGAGTACGAACCGGTCAGCGTCAAGGCGGTCCTG
The DNA window shown above is from Haloarcula halobia and carries:
- a CDS encoding potassium channel family protein; translated protein: MDTWMRRTAYYVAGLAAVIVAYAVAYDYGMTAWESDPRDFLHSLQVVVETFTTTGFGSDSPWESTGMRLLVIVMDVTGVVLIFLALPVLLFPLFEEAMATSAPTSIDEELSDHVVICQFTPRGETLVTELDTWDVPYVIVEADRERANELHAAGNHVIHADPQTVEGLESARLSAARSLVADASDQVNTSIILTAREVDESVQTVSVVKEPSRAKYHDLAGADAVISPRRILGESLASKVTTGVSTTLGDSIEVGEDFDIAELPIHRGSDLVGTTLADSGIRERTGVNVIGAWFRGQFVSPPSPDAELDGSTVLLASGTESQLERLKEMTMSSVHDFQRGKTVVVGYGEVGQTISAALTTAGVPHTVLDRKDEPGVDVVGDATEPEVLQAARIDEARTVVLAISQDTETEFATLVVRDLDPDVEVIARAEETNNVKKMYRAGADYVLSLATVSGRMLASTILEEEDVISMDQQVEIVRVSPERLGDTTLGEADIRSRTGCTVIAVERNGDVLTDLGPDVHIDSTDRLVIAGTDEGVDRFTDLFG
- the citZ gene encoding citrate synthase — translated: MSDDLKKGLEGVLVAESDLSMIDGDVGTLVYRGYTIEDLAKGASYEEVLYLLWHGHLPDEAELADFEEAMVSERAVDDGLVATVRELAESGEKPMAALRTAVSMLSAYDPAPEDAEPTDEAVNLAKGRRITAKIPTILAAFARIRNGEEPVEPRDDLGHAANFLYMLNGEEPDDVLADVFDQALVLHADHGLNASTFSAMVTASTLSDVHSSVTAAIGTLKGPLHGGANQDVMEMLKEVDDAAMDPLEWVQTALDKGRRVSGFGHRVYNVKDPRAKILGERSKELGEAAGSLKWYEMSTTIEEYLMEEKGLAPNVDFYSASTYYQMGIPIDIYTPIFAMSRVGGWVAHVLEYIEDNRLIRPRARYTGPDPDETTFVPLEER